The following proteins come from a genomic window of Candidatus Binatia bacterium:
- a CDS encoding anthranilate synthase component I family protein — protein MRLPIELPLGLPSLLRGGAGTPLTCVLDGAGPESWTDGRAIAGWGPRAVLRVAADGGATVRSGAGIQACAGDPFDLLDRFVAEWSPPPDRVRSPWAGGIVVALSYDLRRWVERVPARLADPLELPVLHAAAYDWFVVLDHRHGGVSLEVRPDAGLDASRLAERIAGGAPAALSNRGVDRVVRREFSKAAYAAAVRAALDYIAAGDIYQVNLAQRFAVTNPPAPLDVFAALQRHPMRFGAYVDAGDFKLLSNSPECYLTVRGEEVATYPIKGTRRRAADAAADAALAFDLRSDPKERAEHVMIVDLERNDLGRVCRAASVRVDALGRIESFPTLHHMVSRVSGRLRSDVSLAGLLRATFPGGSITGAPKVRAMQIIDALEPVPRGFYTGALGWIRADGSSVWSLLIRTAIATPGLLTYHAGGGIVADSGIDSEYEECLLKARPFFAAVEQA, from the coding sequence ATGCGCCTTCCCATCGAACTGCCGCTCGGTCTGCCGTCCCTGTTGCGGGGCGGTGCAGGCACGCCTCTTACCTGCGTGCTCGACGGCGCCGGACCGGAATCGTGGACGGACGGCCGGGCGATCGCCGGCTGGGGGCCGCGGGCAGTGCTTCGCGTGGCGGCGGACGGCGGAGCAACGGTACGCAGCGGGGCCGGGATCCAGGCCTGCGCCGGCGATCCGTTCGACCTCCTCGATCGGTTCGTGGCCGAGTGGAGTCCGCCGCCAGATCGCGTCCGCTCCCCCTGGGCGGGGGGAATTGTGGTGGCGCTCAGTTACGATCTGCGGCGCTGGGTGGAGCGGGTCCCGGCTCGGCTCGCCGATCCGCTCGAGCTCCCGGTTCTGCACGCGGCAGCGTACGACTGGTTCGTGGTTCTCGACCATCGGCACGGCGGCGTGAGTCTGGAAGTCAGGCCCGATGCGGGTCTCGACGCCTCGCGTCTGGCCGAGCGGATCGCGGGAGGCGCGCCGGCGGCGCTGTCGAACCGCGGCGTCGATCGCGTTGTGCGGCGCGAATTCTCGAAGGCCGCATACGCGGCGGCGGTGCGGGCTGCCCTCGACTACATCGCTGCCGGCGATATCTATCAGGTCAACCTGGCACAGCGGTTCGCGGTAACGAATCCACCGGCTCCGTTAGACGTGTTCGCGGCGCTGCAGCGTCATCCGATGCGGTTCGGCGCGTACGTCGACGCGGGTGACTTCAAGTTGTTATCGAACTCGCCGGAGTGTTACCTGACGGTGCGCGGCGAGGAGGTTGCGACTTACCCGATCAAGGGTACGCGGCGGCGCGCGGCCGATGCGGCCGCCGATGCGGCGCTCGCGTTCGACCTGCGTAGCGACCCGAAGGAGCGCGCCGAGCACGTCATGATCGTCGATCTCGAGCGCAACGATCTCGGACGCGTCTGCCGAGCCGCCTCGGTGCGTGTCGACGCGTTGGGTCGTATCGAGTCGTTTCCGACCTTGCATCACATGGTGTCGCGGGTGAGCGGCCGGTTGCGGAGCGACGTGTCGCTGGCAGGGCTTCTGCGCGCGACCTTCCCCGGGGGGTCGATCACCGGGGCGCCGAAGGTGCGAGCCATGCAGATAATCGACGCGCTGGAACCGGTGCCGCGCGGGTTCTACACCGGGGCGCTGGGCTGGATTCGTGCGGACGGCAGCAGCGTGTGGAGTCTGCTCATCCGCACGGCGATTGCCACCCCTGGCCTCCTCACCTACCATGCCGGCGGCGGCATCGTGGCGGACTCCGGCATCGACAGCGAGTACGAGGAATGCCTTCTGAAGGCCCGCCCGTTCTTCGCCGCAGTGGAGCAGGCATGA